The proteins below are encoded in one region of Cetobacterium sp. ZOR0034:
- a CDS encoding GNAT family N-acetyltransferase, translating into MKVVFVKASEITPKNLQKISLDWTEDFVNSKICEDLKILNNDYPGILEWYTSKVKPEIEKGNKSREIILAFADKELAGIAILKKDNYEKKICTIRIREIYRKKGIGRRLFEEAFEWLETRLPLITISETNQRAFLKIISDYEFKETDVIIGKYVKNKKEYIYNGN; encoded by the coding sequence ATGAAAGTAGTTTTTGTAAAAGCTTCTGAAATAACTCCGAAAAATCTTCAGAAAATATCTCTTGATTGGACAGAAGATTTTGTAAATAGCAAAATTTGTGAAGATTTGAAAATATTAAATAATGACTATCCTGGCATTTTAGAATGGTATACTTCAAAAGTAAAACCTGAAATAGAAAAAGGTAATAAAAGTAGAGAGATTATACTAGCATTTGCAGATAAAGAATTAGCAGGAATAGCAATATTAAAAAAGGATAATTATGAAAAAAAAATATGTACAATAAGAATAAGAGAGATATATAGAAAAAAAGGAATAGGTCGTAGATTATTTGAAGAAGCGTTTGAATGGTTAGAAACAAGATTACCACTTATAACGATTTCAGAAACTAATCAAAGAGCTTTTTTGAAAATTATTTCTGATTATGAGTTTAAAGAAACGGATGTTATTATTGGAAAGTATGTAAAAAATAAAAAGGAATATATTTATAATGGAAACTAG